The stretch of DNA TACGGCTGGTCCGGCGGGTAGCTGCTTACCGGCGGGCGCTCGGGAGAGTAGTCGATCTGCTCCCGCGCATCCGCCCGCCCCTGCGTCACTTCGGTTCCCATCCGGGTGTAGCCGCGGAAGTGTGGAGAAAGCCGGTTGTCCAGTTTCATCCGTTCTTCAAGGGGAAGGTTGAAGAACCGCCGGACAGCGTCAAGGAGTTGGTCCGCCTGCCCCGGCGAACCCCCGTAGCCCGTGATCTGGAAGAAGCCCACGTCATGGGTGGCGTGCCGCAACTGCTCGATGAATTCCGGACTGAAGGTCCCGTAGGGCTGCCGTGCGGTACTCAAATCCAGAACAGGTATGGCTCCCTGGTCGTGTGACATCCTCGCAGACTAGCACCGTAGGGACGCGCTTTATAGGCTTCGTTCATGGACCCCAGCATGCTGCGAAAGATCTGCCTGTCGTCCCCCGGCGCCTACGAGGACTACCCGTTCGGGCCGGAGACTTCAGTCTTCAAAGTCCGGGCCCACATCGCCGGCGGGGCCAGGCACGAGGCGAAGCTTTTCGCGTTGTCGTCCATGGACCCCGGCGATTTCTACGTGAACCTCAAGTGCGATCCGTCCCTGGCGGTCCAGTTGCGGGCCGCGCACGCCGCCATCGACGGCGCCTGGCACATGAACAAGACGCACTGGAACGGGGTGCGCCTTGACGGTTCCCTTCCGGATGACATGGTGCGGGACATGGTGGAGGACTCGTATGACCTGGTGGTTGCCGGGCTGAGCCGCAAGCAGCAGGAGCAGCTTGGCTGGGCGCGCCTGGGGCGTTCGGGTGAATGACCCGCGGCCGGTCAGCGGCAGCCTGAACTATCCAGGCATCGGAAGTACAAGGCAGGGCACGACGCCGGCGGGTTACGCCAGCGTCCTGGAGGAGGTGCGTCTGGGGTCCGGCCAGCCGCTGTTCCGTCGCGTCGCTGACGGCATCCTTGGGTGGGAACTCCAGCGGCGCGCTGGGCTTCGTGTCCGGGCCGACTCGCCCAGGGCTGTGGCGGGTGCACGGGTGGTGAGCGGATTCGGCGTCGGCCCGTTCCGTCTGAACGCACCGTGCGAGGTGGTCTGGGTCCAGGAGCCCGCGGCAGAGGGGCAGCCGCAGTCAGCAGGGTTCGGCTACGGTACGCTCCCGGGGCATCCTGCCCGCGGTGAGGAATCTTTTGAAGCGGTCATCGACGCTGCCGGCGAAGTGTTTCTGCGCGTCAGGGCGTTCAGCAAGCCAGCCAACTGGTTCTACGCCACCGGCGGACTGGTGACCCGGGCAGCCCAGCGGTACGTTACTTCCCGGTACATTGAAGGGGCACGCACACTCGCCGCGGAAGGAACATCCCAGTGATCTTTATTGTCGTCAAGTTCAAGGTCAAGCCGGAATGGTCGGAGCGCTGGCCGGAGCTGGTGGCCGACTTCACCGCGGCAACCCGGCAGGAGCCGGGAAACCTCTGGTTCGACTGGTCCCGCAGCCTGGACGACCCCAACGAGTACGTCCTCGTTGAAGCCTTCAAGGACGACGCCGCGGGCGACCACGTGAACAGCGAACATTTCAAGAAGGCCATGGCGGACATGCCGCAGGCACTCGCCGAAACTCCCCGTATCGTCAGCCGCCAGCTCGACGGCGACGGCTGGGACCGCATGGGCGAGCTCACCATCGGCTAGGGAAGGACCGCAGCCATGTGGGTCGGCTGGATCGAGTTGGACATCCTCCTTGGCGACGTCCAAAGCCTGAAGGAGAAACGCTCCGTCATCAGGCCGCTGCTTGCCGAACTAAAACGCCGCTACGACGTCTCGGTGGCCGAGGTGGGGGACCACGACCAGTACCGGCGCACCAGGGTTGGCGCAGGCCTGGTGGCAGCCGACCGCGCGCACCTCGTGGAGGTGCTCGACGCCGTCGAACGCTTCGTGGCGGGCCGCCCGGAAATCGAGCTGCTCAGCGCCCGCCGCCGGGACCTGCACAGCGAGGACTGACCCCATCGGTTGCTGAGTACTTGTCGTTTTGGCCGCTCTAAACGACAAGTACTCAGCAGCCGATGGATGGTGTGGATAACTTCTGCGGGTGTTGCCAGGATTCTGCTCTTATGGATCGATGAAGACTCCACAACCGCTGCCGGAGGAACTCCGGGGACGCCCCTTCACCCTTGTTGACGCTTCAGTTGCCGGAATCTCCCCGCGCCGCTGGCGGCATGGGTCGCTGACGTACCGCGGCAGGGGAATCAGGATGGAAAGCACGACGACGGCGCTCCCCTTAGGCGTTCGGGTCCGGCCCTTCATCGAAGTCAATGTGCTTTGCGCTGCCTCGCACGTTACTGCGGCCGAGCTGCATTCACTGCCGCAGCGGCGCCAGGATGGCGCCTCCGACGCGTACCACCTCATCCGTCCCGAAGGCGCAGCCCACCTCGACAGGCCCCACGTCCTCGTGCACCGCATGAAGCTGTACGAGGATGAAGTCACCACTATTGACGGGGTTCCGGTGACCACGCCGGCGCGGACGTGGTTGGACATGGCCGAGATGCTGTCCCTTGATGAGATCGTGGCCATGGGGGATGCCTGCGTCCGTGTTCCGCGCCCCGAACTTGAATCACGGAGGACGGTAGCAGGCATCACGAGCCCGACCTGTCCTACCGCAAATACAGGATCGGAATCGAGTACGAGGGCGAACACCACGGCGAGGAAAGCCAAATCGCCAGGGATATCGCGCGCTCTGAACGGTACGCCGCGTTGGGGTGGACGGAGGTCAGGATTTCCAAGCGGCACATGGTCAACGACGCGAAACCGGCCGCGGCCAAAGTCTTGGTTGCCCTGGCGCAGGCTGGCTGGCGGAGGGGTTCTTAAAACGATTGCTCCGTACTTGTCGTTCTGACGGTTCAAAACGACAAGTACGGAGCAATCGATGGGGGAGGAGGAAGGTATCAGCCGAAGTACTTCGGCAGGGTCCCTTCGTGGGCTTCGCGGAGTGCGTCGAGGGACAGGCTGTCCACGCCGTTGATCTCCAGGGCACCACTGGCTGCGTCCACCACGCCGATGCGGGTGTGCGCGAAACCGCGGGCGGTGCACATGTCCGTGAAGCGCACTTCCTCCGAGCGGGGAACGCCCACGACGGCGCGTCCCTGGGATTCGGAGAACAGCGCCGTGAACAGGTCCACGCCGTCGCGGTCCATGACGTCCTGCAGCGCAATCCGCGCACCGACACCGTAGCGCAGCGAGGACTCCACCAGTACGGCAGCCAGGCCACCCTCGGAGAGGTCGTGTGCGGCGTCGATCATGCCGTCGCGGGAGGCGTTGATCAGGATCTCGCCCAGTGCGCGCTCGGTCTCAAGGTCCACCTTCGGCGGCTGGCCGCCCAGGTGGCCACGCATGTTGGCCCATTCTGAACCGTCCAGCTCGGCAGTGGTGGTGCCCAGCAGGTAGATCGCCTGGCCGTCCTCGCGCCAGCCCGACGGCGTGCGGCGGGCAACGTCGTCGAGCTTGCCCAGGACCGCCACCACGGGGGAGGGGTGGATGGGCGTGGTGCCTGTCTGGTTGTACAGCGACACGTTGCCGCCGGTGACGGGGATGCCGAGTACCTGGCAGGCATCAGACAGGCCGCGGATGGCTTCGGCGAGCTGCCACATGACATCCGGGTCCTCGGGGGAACCGAAGTTCAGGCAGTCGCTGACGGCCATGGGGATGGCACCTGCGGTGGCAACGTTCCGGTACGCCTCGGCCAGGGCCAGCTGTGCACCGTGGTAGGGATCGAGGTACGTGTAGCGGCCGTTGGCGTCGGTGGCGAGGGCCACGCCCAGGCCGGTTTCCTCATCAACGCGGACCACGCCGGCGTCGTCCGGGAACGCCATGGAGGTGTTGCCGCCCACGTACCGGTCGTACTGGTTGGTGATCCAGGACTTCGAGCACATGTTCGGCGATGCCACGAGTTCCGTTACGGCCTTGGCCAGCTCGGCAGGGGCGGCCGGGCGGCCGGCATCCTGAACAGAGCCGGTGAAGGTGTCCGCCTGGACGGAATCCTGCCACTCGGGGCGGGCAAACGGACGGTCGTAGACCGGACCGTCGTGGGCTACGGTGCGGGGGTCGACGTCGACAATCACGTCGCCTTCCCAGGTGATGATGAGGCGGCCGGTGTCGGTGACCTCGCCCAGCCAGGAGTACTCCACGGCCCACTTGTCCATGACGGCTTCGAACGCTTCCACGTTCTCCGGCGTCACGACGGCCATCATGCGCTCCTGCGATTCGGACATCAGGATCTCGCCCGGGGTCAGCGTGGGGTCACGCAGCAGCACGGAGGTCAGCTCAACCTGCATGCCGCCGTCGCCATTGGACGCGAGCTCGGACGTGGCGCAGGAGATACCAGCCGCGCCGAGGTCCTGGATGCCCTCCACCAGGGAGCCCTTGAACAGCTCCAGGCAGCACTCGATGAGGACCTTCTCGGCGAACGGGTCGCCCACCTGGACGGCCGGACGCTTGGACGGCTTGGTGTCATCAAAGGATTCGGAGGCCAGCACGGACGCGCCGCCGATGCCGTCACCGCCGGTGCGGGCACCGAACAGGACCACCTTGTTGCCCTTGCCCGAGGCGTTGGCGAGGCGGATGTCCTCATGGCGCATGACGCCGACAGCCAGGGCGTTGACCAGCGGGTTGCCCTGGTAGACGGAGTCGAACACCATCTCGCCGCCGATGTTGGGCAGGCCCAGCGAGTTGCCGTAGCCGCCGATGCCCGCCACGGCGCCGTGCATGACGCGCGCCGTATCAGGGTGGTCGATGGCGCCGAAACGCAGCGGGTCCATGACGGCCACGGGGCGTGCACCCATCGAGATGATGTCGCGGACGATCCCGCCGATGCCGGTGGCCGCACCCTGGTAGGGCTCAACGAACGACGGCGAGTTGTGCGATTCGATTTTGAAGGTCACGGCCCAGCCGTCCCCCAGGTTGGTGACGCCGGCGTTTTCGCCGATGCCCACCAGCATGTCCTTCTTCATTTCCTCGGTGACCTTTTCGCCGAACTGGCGCAGGTGGTTCTTGGAGGATTTGTAGGAGCAGTGCTCGCTCCACATGACGGAGTACATGGCCAGTTCGGCGCCGGTGGGGCGGCGGCCCAGGACCTTGACGATCTCGTCGAACTCGTTGCGCTTCAGGCCCAGCTCGGCCCACGGCAGGTCCGTCTTCGGAGTCTTGCCGGCGTTCTCCACCGTGTCGATGTTGAACTTCTTGGTGGTTTCGGTGGTCACTTGTCGCCTCCCACAATCTTGGTCAAAACGGAGGTGAAGAAGCCCAGTCCGTCGGTATCGGACCCGCCGATACCCGTCTCACGGGAAAATGCAGGTTCGGGGCCGAAGCCCTGTTCCACGGCGTGCTCGGGGTGCGGCATGAGGCCCACCACGTTGCCGGCCGCGTTGGAGATGCCGGCGATGTCGCGCCGCGAACCGTTCGGGTTGGAGCCCACGTAACGGAAGACGACGCGGCCCTCAGCCTCAAGGGCGTCCAGGGTCTTGTCGTCAGCGATGTACTGGCCATCCTGGTTCTTCAGCGGGATGGTGATTTCCTGGCCCGCCTCGTAGTCCAGGGTCCAGGCTGTGTTGCTGTTCTCCACGCGCAGGATCTGGTCGCGGCACAGGAACTTCAGGTGATCGTTCTTGATCATCGATCCCGGCAGCAGGTGCGATTCCGTGAGGATCTGGAAGCCGTTGCAGATGCCCAGGACGGGCAGCTTGGCGTCACTGTTGGCGGCGTCGATGATCTTGGACATCAGCGGCGCGAAGCGGGCAATGGCGCCGGCGCGGAGGTAGTCACCGTAGGAGAAACCGCCGGGTATGACGACGGCGTCCACGTCACCGAGTTCGGTGTCGCCGTGCCAGAGCTCGACGGCGGTGCCGCCGGCCAGGCGCACTGCGCGGGCAGCGTCCCGGTCATCAAGGGTTCCGGGGAAGGTAACGACGCCAATCCGGGCGCCGGCGAGGCGCGGCTCCGCCGCGACGGCGATGGCCTCGCCGATCAGGGGAAGTTCAGTCATGTCAGGCCTCGACGACCTCGACGTTGACGACGTCCTCGATCACGGGGTTGGACAGGAGGGTTTCAGCGGCGTCGCGGGCCTGGGCCAGGATCTCCTCCGTCACCTCGCCGTCCACGGTCAGTTCGAAGCGCTTGCCCTGGCGGACAGAGCTGAAGCTGGTGAAGCCGAGGCGGGGAAGAGCGCCGACAATCGCCTTTCCCTGGGGGTCAAGAATCTCGGGCTTGGGCATGACGTCAACAACGATCCGGGGCATCCGGCAACTCCTGTGCGTGAGCTTGGGTAAGGGCGCAGCGGAGTGATGCCGTCTCACGCCGTACCGGTGTTGGGGGCACACTGTAAGGCAGTGTTCCAGACTTTGTGGACGGGCGCTCCGCGAGCTTGCCCTATCATTCTACCGGCCCGGCGGCCCCACCCTGTATTCGGTAGATCCACGTCACGGCCGGGCACACCGAAGAAGAATCCGGCGCTTGTGGCCAATCCCCCTATGGAGTTGAAAGGGACCCTTCACTAGGATGACGGGATGGCAGAGAATTCGAAGTCCGTCCTTTTGCCAGTGATGGCCGCAGCCGTATTTGCCGGCCTGGGCCGGATGGTCTTCCAGAAGATCAAAGCCGACCGCCGTGCCCGGGAAAACCGCACGGCCGGTCCGGTGGACGAGAAGACCCGGCAATGGATCAGCGAAGTGGTCCGGACCCCCCGGCAGTAGTGTCCTGCCGGGTATTCTTGCGCCCCGCCTCGCTTGGGCAGGGCTTCCCGGGATGCCCGTCTGTGTCTCCGCCAGCGTTGTTTTGACTGGCGAAAATTCGCCGTTTGTGCCCTATGTCATATTGGGCTATCAGTCTGTACTCTGTGAACCGGCTGGTCTTATCGAATTACAAAACCTGTAATTCCCTGTACCAAGCCGGTCGTTTCCGGCCCTCTAATCCTGACAGGCCGGTTCGTCGTGAAAGGGTGCACGTGAAATTAACAGGAAAGAGCCCTGCAAGGGGCGGCGGGTTCCGGAGGGCAGCTGCGTTCTCCGTCGGGATTCCGCTGCTTCTTGGTTCAGTGGCAGCCGCGCCGGCCACGGCAGCCCCCGCCACGGGGCAGGTTCCGTCGGTCCAGCAGAAAGACCTTGACCCCAAGGACTACCAGGCCGGCAGGTACATCGTGGTGCTGGCGGAAAAGCCCGCAGCCACCTATGCAGGCGGCACCGGCGACCTGAGCGCCACGAAGCCGGAAAGCGGAAAGAAGCTCGACGCCGGACGGCCGGAGGTGCAGCGCTACCAGCAGCACCTCGAAACCCAGCAGCGCGAGATTGCCAAGGACGAAAGTGTCCAGATCAAGCGCAACTTCACCGCCGCCATCAATGGTTTTGCTGCTGACCTCTCCGCCGACCAGGCGCTGAAGCTGGCCAAGGACCCGAAGGTCCTCATGGTGGCGCCGGATACGGAGAACGCGCCGGACTACTCCACCACCGATTTCCTCCAGCTCTCCGGCCCGCAAGGCATCTGGAACACATCCTTCGGTGGAACTGAGAACGCCGGCAAGGGTGTTGTGGTGGGAGTCATCGACTCCGGCTACACCCCTTCCAGCCCTTTCTTCGCCGGAACCGACGTCAAGCCGCTGGCCGGAAACCCTGAGGTTGGCGTGCCCTACCGGACGGCAGACGGCAAGATCGCCATGCTGAAGTCCGACGGCGACACGTTCGAGGGCGAATGCCAGAAGGGTGAGGGTACCGGTGCAGCCTTCGACGGCAGCGCCTGCAACTCCAAGGTTCTCAGCGCCCGCTACTTCGCCGATGATTTCAAGAAGTACGTCCCGGAGGCCAACCGTGCCCCCGAAGAAGTTCTCTCACCCGTTGACGTCGGAAGCCACGGCACCCACACCGCCAGCACCGCCGCCGGAAACGCGAACGTCCGGGCCAACCTGGGCGGGCGTGACATGGGCATCACCGGCGGCATCGCTCCGGCGGCCAAGCTCTCCATCTATAAGGTCTGCTGGGAAGACACCGACCCCAACACCGGCGGCTGCTACAGCTCCGCATCGGTGGCCGCCATCAACCAGGCGATCCTGGACGGCGTGGATGTCCTGAACTACTCCATTTCGGGCAGCACCTCCACCACTACGGACCCGGTTGCCCTGGCCTTCCTTTCCGCCGCCTCAGCCGGAGTCTTCGTTTCTGCATCCGCGGGCAACAGCGGCCCCACGGCCAGTACCGTGAACCACGGCGCACCCTGGCTCACCACTGTCGCTGCATCGTCCTTCTCCACCGAACTGCAGGGAACTGTTGAATTCGAGGACGGCAGCAAGTACCGCGGCGCCAGCCTCATGGCCAACAACGTCCCGGCCAGCCCGCTGGTCCTCGCCGCATCGGCTGCCGCAGCAGGAGCCGCCAGCCCCGAACTCTGCGGACCGAACACGCTGGACCCCGCCAAGGTGGCCGGCAAGATCGTTGTCTGTGACCGGGGAGTGGTTGACCGCGTGGCCAAGAGCGCCGAGGTCAAGCGCACCGGCGGCGTCGGCATGATCCTCGTCAACGTCACTCCGTCCTCCGAGGACGTGGACCAGCACGCCGTTCCCACTGTCCATGTGAATCCGCCGGCAACGCAGCAGATCAAGGACAAGCTGGCGGCCAACCCCGCCATCAAGGCCGCGCTGGTGAACAAGGACACCACCGGCCTGCCGCAGGAGCCTCAGCCGCAGA from Pseudarthrobacter chlorophenolicus A6 encodes:
- a CDS encoding DUF1990 family protein, translating into MNDPRPVSGSLNYPGIGSTRQGTTPAGYASVLEEVRLGSGQPLFRRVADGILGWELQRRAGLRVRADSPRAVAGARVVSGFGVGPFRLNAPCEVVWVQEPAAEGQPQSAGFGYGTLPGHPARGEESFEAVIDAAGEVFLRVRAFSKPANWFYATGGLVTRAAQRYVTSRYIEGARTLAAEGTSQ
- a CDS encoding putative quinol monooxygenase, whose amino-acid sequence is MIFIVVKFKVKPEWSERWPELVADFTAATRQEPGNLWFDWSRSLDDPNEYVLVEAFKDDAAGDHVNSEHFKKAMADMPQALAETPRIVSRQLDGDGWDRMGELTIG
- the purQ gene encoding phosphoribosylformylglycinamidine synthase subunit PurQ, whose protein sequence is MTELPLIGEAIAVAAEPRLAGARIGVVTFPGTLDDRDAARAVRLAGGTAVELWHGDTELGDVDAVVIPGGFSYGDYLRAGAIARFAPLMSKIIDAANSDAKLPVLGICNGFQILTESHLLPGSMIKNDHLKFLCRDQILRVENSNTAWTLDYEAGQEITIPLKNQDGQYIADDKTLDALEAEGRVVFRYVGSNPNGSRRDIAGISNAAGNVVGLMPHPEHAVEQGFGPEPAFSRETGIGGSDTDGLGFFTSVLTKIVGGDK
- a CDS encoding MmcQ/YjbR family DNA-binding protein is translated as MDPSMLRKICLSSPGAYEDYPFGPETSVFKVRAHIAGGARHEAKLFALSSMDPGDFYVNLKCDPSLAVQLRAAHAAIDGAWHMNKTHWNGVRLDGSLPDDMVRDMVEDSYDLVVAGLSRKQQEQLGWARLGRSGE
- the purS gene encoding phosphoribosylformylglycinamidine synthase subunit PurS; translation: MPRIVVDVMPKPEILDPQGKAIVGALPRLGFTSFSSVRQGKRFELTVDGEVTEEILAQARDAAETLLSNPVIEDVVNVEVVEA
- a CDS encoding DUF503 domain-containing protein, coding for MWVGWIELDILLGDVQSLKEKRSVIRPLLAELKRRYDVSVAEVGDHDQYRRTRVGAGLVAADRAHLVEVLDAVERFVAGRPEIELLSARRRDLHSED
- a CDS encoding S8 family serine peptidase; this translates as MSYWAISLYSVNRLVLSNYKTCNSLYQAGRFRPSNPDRPVRRERVHVKLTGKSPARGGGFRRAAAFSVGIPLLLGSVAAAPATAAPATGQVPSVQQKDLDPKDYQAGRYIVVLAEKPAATYAGGTGDLSATKPESGKKLDAGRPEVQRYQQHLETQQREIAKDESVQIKRNFTAAINGFAADLSADQALKLAKDPKVLMVAPDTENAPDYSTTDFLQLSGPQGIWNTSFGGTENAGKGVVVGVIDSGYTPSSPFFAGTDVKPLAGNPEVGVPYRTADGKIAMLKSDGDTFEGECQKGEGTGAAFDGSACNSKVLSARYFADDFKKYVPEANRAPEEVLSPVDVGSHGTHTASTAAGNANVRANLGGRDMGITGGIAPAAKLSIYKVCWEDTDPNTGGCYSSASVAAINQAILDGVDVLNYSISGSTSTTTDPVALAFLSAASAGVFVSASAGNSGPTASTVNHGAPWLTTVAASSFSTELQGTVEFEDGSKYRGASLMANNVPASPLVLAASAAAAGAASPELCGPNTLDPAKVAGKIVVCDRGVVDRVAKSAEVKRTGGVGMILVNVTPSSEDVDQHAVPTVHVNPPATQQIKDKLAANPAIKAALVNKDTTGLPQEPQPQIAGFSSRGPLLATDSDLLKPDVAAPGVAVLAGVSPIGEAGAQFGMMSGTSMAAPHVAGFGALVLGKNPTWSPATVKSAMMTTATDVKNADGSRNTDVFATGAGQVSVAKVLDPGLVYDANETDYLKFIQGTGLDLGIPDLGTTAPRDVNVASFALGALTGRTEVTRTVTALTPGLYRAQVNVPGVKVTVTPSILNFSAVGEKRTFKVKFENASAPTGQFAMGSLVWQGAGKNVASPVAVRPQSVVAPANAAFSSVGGTGQGKIPVVSGTNAPVSMTVDGLSKADSTAVELVPGPLALANNTSNAMKQVTVAAGSPLAKFSVFSSDENADFDLLVFTPDGKQLASQTVSASESVSVANPKAGVYTMFANLYASPNGQPTKASLDAAVLGANVGNASVSPNPLRLANGTAGDVTLSWQNLQPGSYIGRVNYSGGATPTFVSVVVTPGAGAVVPDDEQTDPGKKDKKDKVKKEKKKKEFQDESGSSNLGI
- the purL gene encoding phosphoribosylformylglycinamidine synthase subunit PurL; this translates as MTTETTKKFNIDTVENAGKTPKTDLPWAELGLKRNEFDEIVKVLGRRPTGAELAMYSVMWSEHCSYKSSKNHLRQFGEKVTEEMKKDMLVGIGENAGVTNLGDGWAVTFKIESHNSPSFVEPYQGAATGIGGIVRDIISMGARPVAVMDPLRFGAIDHPDTARVMHGAVAGIGGYGNSLGLPNIGGEMVFDSVYQGNPLVNALAVGVMRHEDIRLANASGKGNKVVLFGARTGGDGIGGASVLASESFDDTKPSKRPAVQVGDPFAEKVLIECCLELFKGSLVEGIQDLGAAGISCATSELASNGDGGMQVELTSVLLRDPTLTPGEILMSESQERMMAVVTPENVEAFEAVMDKWAVEYSWLGEVTDTGRLIITWEGDVIVDVDPRTVAHDGPVYDRPFARPEWQDSVQADTFTGSVQDAGRPAAPAELAKAVTELVASPNMCSKSWITNQYDRYVGGNTSMAFPDDAGVVRVDEETGLGVALATDANGRYTYLDPYHGAQLALAEAYRNVATAGAIPMAVSDCLNFGSPEDPDVMWQLAEAIRGLSDACQVLGIPVTGGNVSLYNQTGTTPIHPSPVVAVLGKLDDVARRTPSGWREDGQAIYLLGTTTAELDGSEWANMRGHLGGQPPKVDLETERALGEILINASRDGMIDAAHDLSEGGLAAVLVESSLRYGVGARIALQDVMDRDGVDLFTALFSESQGRAVVGVPRSEEVRFTDMCTARGFAHTRIGVVDAASGALEINGVDSLSLDALREAHEGTLPKYFG